A stretch of the Macaca thibetana thibetana isolate TM-01 chromosome X, ASM2454274v1, whole genome shotgun sequence genome encodes the following:
- the LAGE3 gene encoding EKC/KEOPS complex subunit LAGE3: MREAEADAGGGADGGDGQGGHSCPGGADTAAAPASGAPPPHAPGPGRDAASAARGPGMRPHIFTLSVPFPTPLEAEIAHGSLAPDAEPHQRVVGKELTVSGRILAIRWKAEDCRLLRISVINFLDQLSLVVRTMQRFGPPVSR; encoded by the exons atgcgggaggcggaggcagacgCAGGCGGAGGCGCAGATGGCGGGGATGGCCAGGGTGGCCACAGCTGCCCCGGGGGCGCGGACACAGCTGCAGCTCCGGCCAGTGGAGCTCCCCCACCGCACGCGCCAGGTCCCGGCAGAGACGCCGCGTCTGCGGCCAGGGGGCCAGGAATGCGGCCGCACATATT CACCCTCAGCGTGCCTTTCCCAACCCCCTTGGAGGCGGAAATCGCCCATGGGTCCCTGGCTCCAGATGCCGAGCCCCACCAAAGGGTGGTTGGGAAGGAGCTCACAGTGAGCGGCAGGATCCTGGCCAT CCGCTGGAAAGCTGAAGACTGCCGCCTGCTCCGAATTTCCGTCATCAACTTTCTCGACCAGCTTTCCCTGGTGGTGCGGACCATGCAGCGCTTCGGGCCCCCAGTTTCCCGCTAA